A genomic window from Gallus gallus isolate bGalGal1 chromosome 33, bGalGal1.mat.broiler.GRCg7b, whole genome shotgun sequence includes:
- the LOC121107965 gene encoding olfactory receptor 10J1-like isoform X1 encodes YAGCAAQIFFFVFFILSEYFLLTVMSYDRYVAICKPSEQGRHKAFSTCLPHLAVLSLLISSAFFAYLKPPSISSPSLDLMVSFLYSVVPPAVNPLIYSLRNQEIRGALREILQYTLFLHQKYIHHTLKTPKSLRKA; translated from the exons tacgcaggatgtgctgcacagatctttttctttgtcttcttcatcttgtcagaatattttcttctcactgtgatgtcctatgaccgctacgttgccatctgcaag ccctctgagcagggacggcacaaagccttctccacgtgcctccctcacctggctgtgctctCCCTTCTCATCAGCTCTGCCTTTTTTGCTTATTTGAAGCCaccctccatctcctccccatccctggacctgaTGGTGTCGTTTCTATACTCGGTGGTACCTCCAGCagtgaaccccctcatctacagccTGAGGAACCAGGAGATCCGTGGTGCCCTCAGGGAAATACTTCAATATACACTGTTTCTCCATCAAAAATATATTCATCATACTCTGAAGACTCCAAAAAGTTTAAGAAAAGCTTGA